CGAGAGGGGAGAATAAAGGCACTAGCCACGTTGCAGTCGAAACTGGATAAGCTTGGTATCAAGAGAGTTGATCAGAAAAATGCTTTACCTGCCTCTACTGTTCCCTCAATTTCATTAATCAATCAAAAGAACTATTTTACAGGTTATTTGAAACGAGATGAGCAGAATCTGAGTATCAAGAACgtgaaagaaatgaatcGTCTCCTGGcagagaaaaagaagaaggatAAATTGTCAAAGTCGAGTGCCGGTACTTCTACCAATACTCCAGACGTAGATGGCGAGGACGAGGATGATAATGATGGAGATGTCGACGAGCGAGTCGGCTCCAACACTATTGTCATGCATCCTGGAACCACAAATATACGAATCGGACTTGCTACCGATATTGATCCTAAAATTATTAAGAACGTGATTGCCTTTCCAAGACGGCCTGGACAAGAGAGTACTAAGGGTTATATTTTTGAGTCCCGTAAGGGATCTGAGCATGAGGCCAAAGAGTTTGAGACGCACCTTCCTTCGATTGTGTCTAGCTTCAGAGAAAGAATGAGATACTATAAGAGAAGAATATTACCAAATTCCAACGAAACGGTTGCTAACTTCAATAAACGTCAGGAACctcaagttgttgaagacCATAACGATATTCATAAAGTTGATTTCTTGGActcaaaaaaattattgaaTGACCCAGAAGTCAAATATTTGGTTGGAGACGACGCCCTCCGTTTGGATGATTATTCTGATTGGATATTGCGATCTCCTTTCTACAAGGGAAATTTCAATGAAGACAAGTCAATTTACAGATCAAATCAAGAAATACTGGGTGATATTGAGCTTgtcatcaaagaaggactttccaaaaatttgGGTATTGAACCTGCGAAGTACGCAGATTTGAATATTATACTCATCATTCCCAACTTGTATGATAAGACTTATGTCGCCGAGATGACAAACTTGTTGATCAATATGTCTTTTGCTAACATTGGAGTCTTGCAAGAGGGTGTGAGTGCAACGTTTGGATCAGGTATTTCTAATGGTTGCGTCATTGACATAGGATCCCATTATACGAAAGTTTGCTGTGTTGATGAAGGCATGATAATTCCTAATTCTCAGATTGAACTTGATTATGGTGGGGATGATGTAACCAAGACTTTTGCCAAAATGTTGAAACGAAACCAGTTTCCCTACAAAGAACTAGATCTTTCTCGTATCACAGACTGGAATTTGATCAGTCAACTAAAAGAAAAGTACTTAACGTTTGAAGATGCTGATATAGCCATTCAATTATACAACTTTTCAGTTAGGAATCCACATCAGCTGACAAAAAAGTACGACTTCAAAGTGTTTGACGAAGTTATGATTTCTCCCATGGGTTTTTTTTATCCTGAAGTATTCGGTGCACGAGGAAGCCCCATCAACAGAAAGggaaatttttttgacGTACACAGGGATTACTTTTCAGGAAGATATGATTCTCCCTTAAGTAGATCCCAATTGGACCAAGTTGAAGGAAAGTTTTTGGCGAATATGGAggatttggaagagattgtCAATCGGTTGCTTTCTGAATCTTGTGGTTTAGGATCGAATTACAACATGGGAAACAATAGTAACACTTCAAGTGGTAACAACAACTTAGGGAACACAGGTGCAGCAACTGCAGGTTCTGAGGATAGCTCAGATTACATGGAAATTGAGGAGACTAAATTGAAAAAGCAAATTAAGAATTTCTTAgaactgaagaaagaaggtaAAGGTTTGAATCTTACACCTTTGGAATTAGCTGTTATTGAAAGCATATCGTATGCAGGATTCCAAGATATGAACAAGCTGAAAAAGCTTTATGAAAATATTCTGATCGTTGGGGGATCTTCGAAGATTGATGGGCTAGATCTAATTTTAGTAGATCGAATCCATATCGCCAGATCACCAGTTCTATATAGTACCAGTTTGGACCAAGCTATAAAGTACATTACGctcaagaaagaggaatttgaaaaagccaaCAAGGATAGCAAAACGGAAGGAGATGTAAAGGAGTTCAAGATAACAGAAGAGCATTTGGAAC
This is a stretch of genomic DNA from Komagataella phaffii GS115 chromosome 3, complete sequence. It encodes these proteins:
- a CDS encoding Nuclear actin-related protein involved in chromatin remodeling, component of chromatin-remodeling en, translating into MSELSDSEVKVEVEEQAVPKKTPKQESSESTNGSAPKKQKRGSAASGQKVSAEILQRRREGRIKALATLQSKLDKLGIKRVDQKNALPASTVPSISLINQKNYFTGYLKRDEQNLSIKNVKEMNRLLAEKKKKDKLSKSSAGTSTNTPDVDGEDEDDNDGDVDERVGSNTIVMHPGTTNIRIGLATDIDPKIIKNVIAFPRRPGQESTKGYIFESRKGSEHEAKEFETHLPSIVSSFRERMRYYKRRILPNSNETVANFNKRQEPQVVEDHNDIHKVDFLDSKKLLNDPEVKYLVGDDALRLDDYSDWILRSPFYKGNFNEDKSIYRSNQEILGDIELVIKEGLSKNLGIEPAKYADLNIILIIPNLYDKTYVAEMTNLLINMSFANIGVLQEGVSATFGSGISNGCVIDIGSHYTKVCCVDEGMIIPNSQIELDYGGDDVTKTFAKMLKRNQFPYKELDLSRITDWNLISQLKEKYLTFEDADIAIQLYNFSVRNPHQLTKKYDFKVFDEVMISPMGFFYPEVFGARGSPINRKGNFFDVHRDYFSGRYDSPLSRSQLDQVEGKFLANMEDLEEIVNRLLSESCGLGSNYNMGNNSNTSSGNNNLGNTGAATAGSEDSSDYMEIEETKLKKQIKNFLELKKEGKGLNLTPLELAVIESISYAGFQDMNKLKKLYENILIVGGSSKIDGLDLILVDRIHIARSPVLYSTSLDQAIKYITLKKEEFEKANKDSKTEGDVKEFKITEEHLEHLRGLLEGTSAVPIEILSSSRDIDPAEMCWKGGSVYARLKIVNEMWINKEEWNIFNDRAFNYKCLFTF